In Lemur catta isolate mLemCat1 chromosome 1, mLemCat1.pri, whole genome shotgun sequence, one DNA window encodes the following:
- the USP8 gene encoding ubiquitin carboxyl-terminal hydrolase 8 isoform X3, producing the protein MPAVASVPKELYLSSSLKDLNKKTEIKPEKMSTKSYVHSALKIFKTAEESRLDRDEEKAYVLYMKYVTVYNLIKKRPDFKQQQEYFHSILGPANLKKAIEEAERLSESLKLRYEEAEVRKKLEEKDRQEEEQLQQQKRQEIGREDGSTLAKGSLENVLDSKDKTQKINGEKSEKNETKEKGAITAKELYTMMMDKNVSLIIMDARRMQDYQDSCILQSLSVPEEAINPGVTASWIEAKLPDDSKDTWKKRGNVDYVVLLDWFSSAKDLQLGTTLRSLKDALFKWESKTVLRSEPLVLEGGYENWLLCYPQYTTNAKVTPPPRGKNEEVSISLNFTYPSLEEPVHSKPTAQMPPPPIEVDENIELINDQDERMGPLKISTPVEPIAASKSNVSPIIQPVPIIKNVPQIDRTKKPAVKLPDDHRVKSESTDHEQQSPQSGKVVPDRSTKPVVPSSTVMLTDEEKARIHAETVLLMEKNKQEKELRERQQEEQKEKLRKEEQEQQARKTQEAEENEIAEKQQKAKEEMEKKEGEQAKKEDKETSAKRGKEITGVKRQSKSEHETSDAKKSVDDRGKRCPTPEVQKRSTGDVPHASVTGDSSSGKPKAKGQPESKILKTGNFRDNTEDTKRNKSQREPLTRARSEEMGRIVPGLPSGWAKFLDPITGTFRYYHSPTNTVHMYPPEMAPSSAPPSTPPTHKAKPQIPAEREREPSKLKRSYSSPDITQAIQEEEKRKPTVTPTVNRENKPTGYPKAEISRLSASQIRNLNPVFGGSGPALTGLRNLGNTCYMNSILQCLCNAPHLADYFNRNCYQDDINRSNLLGHKGEVAEEFGIIMKALWTGQYRYISPKDFKVTIGKINDQFAGYSQQDSQELLLFLMDGLHEDLNKADNRKRHKEENNDHLDDFKAAEHAWQKHKQLNESIIVALFQGQFKSTVQCLTCHKKSRTFEAFMYLSLPLASTSKCTLQDCLRLFSKEEKLTDNNRFYCSHCRARRDSLKKIEIWKLPPVLLVHLKRFSYDGRWKQKLQTSVDFPLENLDLSQYVIGPKNNLKKYNLFSVSNHYGGLDGGHYTAYCKNAARQRWFKFDDHEVSDISVLSVKSSAAYILFYTSLGPRATDVAT; encoded by the exons ATATGAAGAAGCTGAAGTTCGGAAAAAACTTGAGGAAAAGGACAGACAGGAGGAAGAGCAGCTCCAACAACAGAAAAGGCAGGAAATAGGAAGAGAGGATGGTAGCACATTGGCTAAAGGTTCTTTGGAGAATGTATTGGATTCCAAAGACAAAACCCAAAAG ATCAATGgtgaaaagagtgaaaaaaatgagACCAAAGAGAAAG GAGCAATCACAGCAAAGGAACTATACACAATGATGATGGATAAAAATGTCAGCTTGATTATAATGGATGCTCGAAGAATGCAGGATTATCAGGATTCCTGTATCTTACAGTCTCTCAGTGTTCCTGAAGAAGCCATCAATCCAGG AGTCACTGCTAGTTGGATTGAAGCAAAACTCCCAGATGATTCTAAAGACACATGGAAGAAGAGGGGGAATGTGGATTATGTGGTACTTCTTGACTGGTTTAGTTCTGCCAAAGATTTACAGCTTGGAACAACTCTACGGAGTCTGAAAGATGCACTTTTCAAG TGGGAAAGTAAAACTGTCCTGCGCAGTGAGCCTTTGGTTTTAGAGGGAGGCTATGAAAACTGGCTCCTTTGCTATCCTCAGTATACAACAAATGCTAAAGTCACTCCACCCCCACGAGGCAAGAATGAAGAGGTGTCTATCTCAT TGAATTTTACTTATCCTTCGCTGGAAGAACCAGTTCATTCTAAACCTACTGCCcagatgccacctcctcccaTAGAAGTAGATGAAAatatagaattgataaatgatCAAGATGAGAGAATGGGACCACTGAAAATATCAACTCCAGTTGAACCAATTGCTGCTTCTAAATCTAATGTTTCACCCATAATTCAGCCAGTGCCTATTATAAAGAATGTTCCACAG ATTGATCGTACTAAAAAACCGGCAGTCAAATTGCCTGACGATCATAGAGTAAAATCTGAAAGTACAGATCATGAGCAACAGTCTCCTCAGAGTGGAAAAGTTGTTCCTGATCGTTCCACCAAGCCTGTAGTTCCCTCTTCCACTGTCATgttgacagatgaagaaaaagcccGTATTCATGCAGAAACTGTTCTTCtaatggagaaaaacaaacaagaaaaagaacttCGGGAAAGGCAGCAagaggaacagaaagagaaactgaggaaggaaGAACAAGAACAACAAGCCAGAAAGACACAAGAagctgaagaaaatgaaattgcagagaagcaacaaaaagcaaaagaagaaatggaaaagaaagaaggtgaaCAGGCtaagaaagaagataaagaaaccTCAGCAAAGAGAGGCAAAGAAATAACAGGAGTAAAACGACAAAGTAAAAGTGAACATGAAACTTCTGATGCCAAGAAATCTGTGGATGATAGAGGGAAAAGGTGTCCAACCCCAGAAGTGCAAAAAAGGTCAACAGGAGATGTGCCCCATGCATCTGTGACGGGGGATTCAAGTTCAGGCAAG CCTAAGGCTAAGGGACAACCAGAAAGTAAAATTCTAAAGACAGGAAATTTTAGAGACAATACAGAGGataccaaaagaaataaa tCTCAACGAGAGCCTTTGACAAGAGCACGAAGTGAAGAAATGGGCAGGATCGTACCAGGATTGCCTTCAGGCTGGGCCAAG TTTCTTGACCCAATCACCGGAACCTTTCGTTACTATCATTCACCCACCAACACTGTTCATATGTATCCACCGGAAATGGCTCCTTCCTCCGCACCTCCTTCCACCCCTCCAACTCATAAAGCCAAGCCACAGATTCCTGCCGAGCGGGAGAGGGAACCGTCCAAACTGAAGCGTTCCTACTCCTCCCCAGATATAACCCAGGCCAttcaagaggaagagaagaggaagccAACAGTAACTCCAACAGTTAATCGAGAAAACAA GCCAACGGGCTACCCTAAAGCTGAGATCTCAAGGCTTTCTGCTTCTCAGATTCGGAACCTAAATCCTGTTTTTGGAGGATCTGGACCAGCTCTTACCGGACTCCGTAATTTAGGAAATACTTGTTACATGAACTCAATACTGCAGTGCCTATGTAATGCTCCACATTTAGCTGATTATTTTAACCGAAACTGTTACCAGGATGATATTAACAG GTCAAATTTGTTGGGGCATAAAGGTGAAGTGGCAGAAGAATTTGGTATAATCATGAAAGCCCTGTGGACAGGACAGTATAGATATATCAGTCCAAAAGACTTTAAAGTCACCATTGGGAAGATCAATGACCAGTTTGCAGGATACAGCCAGCAAGATTCACAAGAACTGCTTCTGTTCCTAATGGATGGTCTCCATGAAGATCTAAATAAA GCTGATAATCGGAAgagacataaagaagaaaataatgatcaTCTCGATGACTTTAAAGCTGCAGAACATGCTTGGCAGAAACACAAGCAGCTCAATGAATCTATTATTGTTGCACTTTTCCAGGGTCAATTCAAATCCACAGTACAGTGCCTCACCTGTCATAAAAAGTCTAGGACATTTGAGGCCTTCATGTATTTGTCTCTACCACTAGCATCCACAAGTAAATGTACATTACAG GATTGCCTtagattattttccaaagaagaaaaactcaCAGATAACAACAGATTTTACTGCAGTCATTGCAGAGCTCGGCGGGATTCTctaaaaaagatagaaatctgGAAGTTGCCACCTGTGCTTTTAGTTCATCTGAAACG ttttTCCTATGATGGCAGGTGGAAGCAAAAATTACAGACATCTGTGGACTTTCCATTAGAAAATCTTGACTTGTCACAATATGTTATTGGTCCAAAGAACAATTTGAAGAAATAtaacttgttttctgtttca AATCACTACGGCGGGCTGGATGGAGGCCACTACACTGCCTACTGTAAAAATGCAGCAAGACAGCGGTGGTTTAAGTTTGATGATCATGAAGTTTCTGATATCTCCGTTTTGTCTGTGAAATCTTCAGCTGCTTATATCCTCTTTTATACTTCATTGGGACCACGAGCAACTGATGTAGCCACATAA
- the USP8 gene encoding ubiquitin carboxyl-terminal hydrolase 8 isoform X2, producing the protein MMMDKNVSLIIMDARRMQDYQDSCILQSLSVPEEAINPGVTASWIEAKLPDDSKDTWKKRGNVDYVVLLDWFSSAKDLQLGTTLRSLKDALFKWESKTVLRSEPLVLEGGYENWLLCYPQYTTNAKVTPPPRGKNEEVSISLNFTYPSLEEPVHSKPTAQMPPPPIEVDENIELINDQDERMGPLKISTPVEPIAASKSNVSPIIQPVPIIKNVPQIDRTKKPAVKLPDDHRVKSESTDHEQQSPQSGKVVPDRSTKPVVPSSTVMLTDEEKARIHAETVLLMEKNKQEKELRERQQEEQKEKLRKEEQEQQARKTQEAEENEIAEKQQKAKEEMEKKEGEQAKKEDKETSAKRGKEITGVKRQSKSEHETSDAKKSVDDRGKRCPTPEVQKRSTGDVPHASVTGDSSSGKSQREPLTRARSEEMGRIVPGLPSGWAKFLDPITGTFRYYHSPTNTVHMYPPEMAPSSAPPSTPPTHKAKPQIPAEREREPSKLKRSYSSPDITQAIQEEEKRKPTVTPTVNRENKPTGYPKAEISRLSASQIRNLNPVFGGSGPALTGLRNLGNTCYMNSILQCLCNAPHLADYFNRNCYQDDINRSNLLGHKGEVAEEFGIIMKALWTGQYRYISPKDFKVTIGKINDQFAGYSQQDSQELLLFLMDGLHEDLNKADNRKRHKEENNDHLDDFKAAEHAWQKHKQLNESIIVALFQGQFKSTVQCLTCHKKSRTFEAFMYLSLPLASTSKCTLQDCLRLFSKEEKLTDNNRFYCSHCRARRDSLKKIEIWKLPPVLLVHLKRFSYDGRWKQKLQTSVDFPLENLDLSQYVIGPKNNLKKYNLFSVSNHYGGLDGGHYTAYCKNAARQRWFKFDDHEVSDISVLSVKSSAAYILFYTSLGPRATDVAT; encoded by the exons ATGATGATGGATAAAAATGTCAGCTTGATTATAATGGATGCTCGAAGAATGCAGGATTATCAGGATTCCTGTATCTTACAGTCTCTCAGTGTTCCTGAAGAAGCCATCAATCCAGG AGTCACTGCTAGTTGGATTGAAGCAAAACTCCCAGATGATTCTAAAGACACATGGAAGAAGAGGGGGAATGTGGATTATGTGGTACTTCTTGACTGGTTTAGTTCTGCCAAAGATTTACAGCTTGGAACAACTCTACGGAGTCTGAAAGATGCACTTTTCAAG TGGGAAAGTAAAACTGTCCTGCGCAGTGAGCCTTTGGTTTTAGAGGGAGGCTATGAAAACTGGCTCCTTTGCTATCCTCAGTATACAACAAATGCTAAAGTCACTCCACCCCCACGAGGCAAGAATGAAGAGGTGTCTATCTCAT TGAATTTTACTTATCCTTCGCTGGAAGAACCAGTTCATTCTAAACCTACTGCCcagatgccacctcctcccaTAGAAGTAGATGAAAatatagaattgataaatgatCAAGATGAGAGAATGGGACCACTGAAAATATCAACTCCAGTTGAACCAATTGCTGCTTCTAAATCTAATGTTTCACCCATAATTCAGCCAGTGCCTATTATAAAGAATGTTCCACAG ATTGATCGTACTAAAAAACCGGCAGTCAAATTGCCTGACGATCATAGAGTAAAATCTGAAAGTACAGATCATGAGCAACAGTCTCCTCAGAGTGGAAAAGTTGTTCCTGATCGTTCCACCAAGCCTGTAGTTCCCTCTTCCACTGTCATgttgacagatgaagaaaaagcccGTATTCATGCAGAAACTGTTCTTCtaatggagaaaaacaaacaagaaaaagaacttCGGGAAAGGCAGCAagaggaacagaaagagaaactgaggaaggaaGAACAAGAACAACAAGCCAGAAAGACACAAGAagctgaagaaaatgaaattgcagagaagcaacaaaaagcaaaagaagaaatggaaaagaaagaaggtgaaCAGGCtaagaaagaagataaagaaaccTCAGCAAAGAGAGGCAAAGAAATAACAGGAGTAAAACGACAAAGTAAAAGTGAACATGAAACTTCTGATGCCAAGAAATCTGTGGATGATAGAGGGAAAAGGTGTCCAACCCCAGAAGTGCAAAAAAGGTCAACAGGAGATGTGCCCCATGCATCTGTGACGGGGGATTCAAGTTCAGGCAAG tCTCAACGAGAGCCTTTGACAAGAGCACGAAGTGAAGAAATGGGCAGGATCGTACCAGGATTGCCTTCAGGCTGGGCCAAG TTTCTTGACCCAATCACCGGAACCTTTCGTTACTATCATTCACCCACCAACACTGTTCATATGTATCCACCGGAAATGGCTCCTTCCTCCGCACCTCCTTCCACCCCTCCAACTCATAAAGCCAAGCCACAGATTCCTGCCGAGCGGGAGAGGGAACCGTCCAAACTGAAGCGTTCCTACTCCTCCCCAGATATAACCCAGGCCAttcaagaggaagagaagaggaagccAACAGTAACTCCAACAGTTAATCGAGAAAACAA GCCAACGGGCTACCCTAAAGCTGAGATCTCAAGGCTTTCTGCTTCTCAGATTCGGAACCTAAATCCTGTTTTTGGAGGATCTGGACCAGCTCTTACCGGACTCCGTAATTTAGGAAATACTTGTTACATGAACTCAATACTGCAGTGCCTATGTAATGCTCCACATTTAGCTGATTATTTTAACCGAAACTGTTACCAGGATGATATTAACAG GTCAAATTTGTTGGGGCATAAAGGTGAAGTGGCAGAAGAATTTGGTATAATCATGAAAGCCCTGTGGACAGGACAGTATAGATATATCAGTCCAAAAGACTTTAAAGTCACCATTGGGAAGATCAATGACCAGTTTGCAGGATACAGCCAGCAAGATTCACAAGAACTGCTTCTGTTCCTAATGGATGGTCTCCATGAAGATCTAAATAAA GCTGATAATCGGAAgagacataaagaagaaaataatgatcaTCTCGATGACTTTAAAGCTGCAGAACATGCTTGGCAGAAACACAAGCAGCTCAATGAATCTATTATTGTTGCACTTTTCCAGGGTCAATTCAAATCCACAGTACAGTGCCTCACCTGTCATAAAAAGTCTAGGACATTTGAGGCCTTCATGTATTTGTCTCTACCACTAGCATCCACAAGTAAATGTACATTACAG GATTGCCTtagattattttccaaagaagaaaaactcaCAGATAACAACAGATTTTACTGCAGTCATTGCAGAGCTCGGCGGGATTCTctaaaaaagatagaaatctgGAAGTTGCCACCTGTGCTTTTAGTTCATCTGAAACG ttttTCCTATGATGGCAGGTGGAAGCAAAAATTACAGACATCTGTGGACTTTCCATTAGAAAATCTTGACTTGTCACAATATGTTATTGGTCCAAAGAACAATTTGAAGAAATAtaacttgttttctgtttca AATCACTACGGCGGGCTGGATGGAGGCCACTACACTGCCTACTGTAAAAATGCAGCAAGACAGCGGTGGTTTAAGTTTGATGATCATGAAGTTTCTGATATCTCCGTTTTGTCTGTGAAATCTTCAGCTGCTTATATCCTCTTTTATACTTCATTGGGACCACGAGCAACTGATGTAGCCACATAA